The genome window NNNNNNNNNNNNNNNNNNNNNNNNNGCGGGTCCCGCTGGCAGCACGGCGATGGGATGCGGCTGGAAAGTTGGTGAGAGCCGTGCGTCCGGACGGTGCCACCCCCTGATTGCTGACAGCGCAACACCACCAACGCCGGCAAATTCAGATAGAGGCAGAAAGGAATCTTCTTAATTTGGCGCTGACGTTTTGGTGCGTCTCCGTTCTTCTTGGCACGTCGGTTCGCTTAAAGTCCTCCGTCGTGCGGTGGAAGGATGGGTGGGAGGCGGGTCCTGCTGTCCGAAGGGGCTCGGAGCGCTTCTCGTTTCTCGTTTTTCTGGAAAAGAGTGTTTTTCCGAGCAACGCTCGGTCGACCCTATGAATCACCATCTGCATAACTTTATATGGGGGCTGCTATTCTCAGCATCTCGCTGGAACTATGTAAACTATTAACCTCTGTGTCTGTTTGGACATGCAACATGCAAATCTTTCTCCCTGCTACGCCTGGTTCAGGGCGGGTCGGGGGAGATGGGGCAAAGCCAAGCGTGCCTCGGCTGCTGGGGATGGGAGCTCGTAAAGGGCATCCGGCAGCCTCCCTTGTGGGTGGTGCGCCGGGGGTCCAACGGGACCCGATGTGCCGACAGCAGGCGGGATGAGGGCTCCTCCGGAtgcttcctcctttttttctaacGTGGTGCGTTCAAAGGGCTTAGAAGGATGCTCGGGGAGAGCAGTGCCAGGTCGAGAGCAGACAGGGAGATTTTGCCGAGGGGATCGCGGCGGTGGTGACAGCGTGGAGCGGCCGCCCCCGCGCTGGGGGAGCGTTCAGCCCCGTGGGTTTTGTCAGGAGAGAAGGGCTCATTCTTGAGCTGTCAATCTGCCACCTCCCAGaggctctcctcctcctcccccggCTGCCACCGCTCCCAGATACGTGCAACGCGGGGGCTGAAAATCCCCTTCCCCCCGGGTGGGAACTGCAGCATCTCCCAAACCTGCCAGCCCCGAACACGGAGAGAGCACTTCTCCTTGTCAGCTTGGTTCCTTTCTGTTCAAAAGGCAGCCACTCATTCTGAGGTGAAGCTCTGACTCATGGCAGGCCCAGATGTGACCTCTGGCTGGCGCTGGGtgccctggctgctgctggcagcaattTGGGCTTGTGGCTGTGGGATGAGAGCCGAGCACACCATCTGTGCTCCCTGTCCTGTGGACTTCCCAGCTCTCCTTTCTCCTCGGATTTCTTCATTAGAAGTAGATAAGATCAGATCATTCTTCTTTCACTACAAATTCATTTCACTTTCCATGCAGTGAGCCCATCTGATAAATAGTGGCTCAACATAacccagctcctcctgcccttGGTTGCACGCATAGTGCAGGACTGGTGGTCCCAGCCCTGTGTCCAGCCAGCAGGTTCCTGGCCTTTATTGGAGGTGGGGATGGATTCCCATGCTGACCTGAGCTGTATGGCACAGGGGAGCAGCTGCTCACATGGCGTCTTAAGACCTGTCCTAGGCAAGCTCACGTAGTCTCCTGGGTGTGTTTCCCTGTTTCACAGCAGCATCCCTTGGCTTGTGGGGATGTCCTTCGCCATTGTCCCCGAGAAAGCAAGACGTGGTGCAGCCCCTGGTCCTGGCATGCAGGGTTTTGAGTAGCAACACCAGGCACCTACTGTCACCATGAGGCTAATTTGTATCTGGCTTCAGATGAGAAAAATGTGCACTGATAATGCTGAGCGATGACATCTGAGATTTACatcccctccctgcctcctcTAATAAGCCTCGCTTTGATCAGAACCCCAGCTGGCATTCCTCTGAGGTGGGGAGGCAGTCTGCAGCAAGCCCCAGAGACAAGAACCATACAATCCCTGGAGCCACCCTGTAACTCGACTGCCCGGGGTTCTCATTTGGGGTGGGAGTGTTGTCTCATCTCTTATGCACATTTATGTGCATTTAAGTGAGTTTAAGTGACAAGTGACATAATAATGGCTTTATATGGGGACTGTTGATGTCCACACTGGGATCTGGGAGTTCTTTCCTCAGAGGCAGGGAGGCCCCAGCTGTGTCCAGAGCTGcggtgccccattcctggaggtgctcacaGCCATGGCTGGACCCGGGGCAGTCGGAGTTgagggcagccagcccacagctgggatggggctgtaggtcccttccaacctcagccattctgctattttatgattttatgtaGGCGGTGGGTATCGAGTAAGAAGAGGACACTCGAGCGTGCGACCCTTGGAAAGctcccagctctcctcctgGAGGTTTCTTCCACACCTTTGTCCCTCCCACCCCTCTCCTGTGTTGCAGGCCGTGAGCTCCCATGCATTACCTCGGcctcctcccctcccagccGTGCTAACGTCCGAAGGATGGCGGCCGCCTCGTTCCGCTACGGCATCACCATCACCGGGGCCGTGCTGTTGGTGACGGGGACGCTGTGCTTCGCCTGGTGGAGCGACGGGGAGGTGGGCACAGCAGTGGGCAGCGGGGCTCACCTCCTGCCCCTTCGCGAGGCCCAGGCCGTGCCCAGCTCCTCCAACGCGCTGCTGCGCTCCGTCAGCTTCTTCTGCTGCGGCATCGGCGGCATCCTGCTCCTCTTCGGGCTGCTCTGGTCCGTCAAAGCCAACGCCAGGGTGGTGTCACGGCGCTATCAGTACCGCTTCCCCCGCGACCTGCAGTACTTCACCGCTGAGCCCCCGGAGAAGTGGAACTGCAGGTGGGTGTGGGTGCTGCTGCGTGCTCAGCTGCTCAAACCCATTGCTGCGCTCCGCTCCTGAGCGGATGCCATTGTGCGTTAGCATCAACCCCTGCTTCCGTGCACACGCCggctgctcctgcactgtgctcatcctccagcagctcttcaGCCCTGCGGGGCATTGGGTGTCTGTGCAGAGCAAGAGAGCAGAGGGCTGCGGTGATTTTCTGGGCAATGGTGTTGGCCAACCCCGTCCCCATGCACAGTGTGGGCGCTGTGTGATGTCCTGCGGCTCCTTGGCCAGTGCCACCCATTCTTTGGTGTGCGCAGGGAATGTGTTGCGTTGCTTGTGATGATCCTTAGTGAACAGGATGAGTTTATGCTGCTCTACAAAATGACTGGGTTTGTGCTATCTATACCAAAATGGAGTAAaaactaaaaaaggaaaaaaccaaTTCTCAGGTTGGCATTGAGTAGGATGAGACTGCAGCACAAAGACGCATTGCTGACCCAGGGGGTTGGTCCCTGGCTCTGCAGGGCTTTTGGTGCTCATCCAAGTATTTGGGGCTCTGTGAGCTCGTCTGGGGCTCTGGTACGCTTCATATCAATGGAGCAGTGTCCCCAGCACAGCGTCCATAGCGATGGCATGGCATCACCCTGACATCACcctggcactgcagcaggagCCATCGCTGAGCATTGGCATCCTGCATGGGGAGGGCAAAGGTTGGACGGAGGTTTTCCCTGTACACAAGTTGTGTTTGCTCAGCAAagtgcagctggaagcagcagcagcagggctggcacatGGAAGGCCCAGGTGGGCGTGGGGTGGGCTGGGACTGCATTGGACAAGAAAGCCCAGCTCTCACCTGGTTGCTCGTGCAAACCGcctgctcagctcccagcagcccctGTGCATTAGAGGTGGCTGTGGGGGTTTGGTTGTTATGAGGATGTTCTTCTGCCCACAAAAAGCACTATGGCACAAAACAGGGACTGAGAGCCCACCacctctgcttctctgcagcctTGGTGCATGTGGCCTTGGTACCAGAGGTGGCACCTTGTGGGGCTGCATCTCCTCTTCCTCAAGGTGAAGTCAGTCAACTCAGTAGGAATGGGGTGATGCTACTCGTTGCAAAGCCTCAGTGATGGTGCCCGTCCTCCTGCATGGCTGTTAGCCCTCTTGctgccaggcagcagctgaCACAGTCTCCCCTTGTCTCCAGGTGTGCAAAACCTGCCCAAGTACCACCACTAGCATGCATGTGACCCCATGCTCAAGGATTCTCTGGCTGATGGGGCAGTAGAAAGCTCCAGTTGTCAGGGGGCTGGATGATCCCATTGGTGGGCACTGAGA of Meleagris gallopavo isolate NT-WF06-2002-E0010 breed Aviagen turkey brand Nicholas breeding stock chromosome 10, Turkey_5.1, whole genome shotgun sequence contains these proteins:
- the TMEM61 gene encoding transmembrane protein 61 isoform X1, whose protein sequence is MILCRRWVSSKKRTLERATLGKLPALLLEVSSTPLSLPPLSCVAGRELPCITSASSPPSRANVRRMAAASFRYGITITGAVLLVTGTLCFAWWSDGEVGTAVGSGAHLLPLREAQAVPSSSNALLRSVSFFCCGIGGILLLFGLLWSVKANARVVSRRYQYRFPRDLQYFTAEPPEKWNCSSWDATAIPTYEEALTCRPAHGTYLHPVVSKEELTPPPYHDLEEEEEEEDERWQSGRRRSSSDSALFRPSPSWLDTQSPAGPQETPPPSYENISVRGV
- the TMEM61 gene encoding transmembrane protein 61 isoform X2, translating into MAAASFRYGITITGAVLLVTGTLCFAWWSDGEVGTAVGSGAHLLPLREAQAVPSSSNALLRSVSFFCCGIGGILLLFGLLWSVKANARVVSRRYQYRFPRDLQYFTAEPPEKWNCSSWDATAIPTYEEALTCRPAHGTYLHPVVSKEELTPPPYHDLEEEEEEEDERWQSGRRRSSSDSALFRPSPSWLDTQSPAGPQETPPPSYENISVRGV